The Marivirga tractuosa DSM 4126 genome contains the following window.
TGATGCCGATGGTAAACTATAATCACGGTGAACCAATGCATTCATCACCCCTTCTCTGAGGGCAGACATGGGTACTACATAGTCATCCTGACGTTCCCATTCCTTCTCGCTGAATTTTCTAGTTGTGTGCAAGTGCTTCTCAAAGAAATCTTGTGCAGACAGAATGTTCTTGAACAGATTTCCATCTAAAAGCTTATCATCGACAAACTCACCAGCAGTCTTCCCTTTTTCTAGAAAGGCTACTCGAACACGTGCTTGGGGAATAAAAAGAGCTGGATTCTTGGCAAAAAGTACCACAGCGGCATTGGTGAAATGTCCATTCTGAAAAAGTCCAAAATGGGTAAGAAAATCAATTGGGTTTCTATTATTTTCATCAAGTTTACTTTCATTGATGGATCGATCAACAGTCTTTTGAATTTCCTGAAGGTCCAAATCTTCTAACTCTACACCCAAAGCTGGTTGACGTTCCCAATGAAATTCATTTTTTTGACGATTATGGATGAGATTTGAAATCTCTTGTGAAGTTGCTTTGACAGTACTTTGTCTTCTACGGAAATAGATATTTCCATCAAAAATATATGGTTGCTTAGAGCCTGCCCACACTTTTACCAAAATTACTTGCTTATTGCCTACCTGTTCTAAAGACACCATAACAGGAGCCTCTGGAATTATGGCTGAATTCAAGTAATCAGTAAGTTCTTTCTCCCATTTTTCCGCATCGCTAATCCCGACTATTTTTTTGTCATCGGAAACACCAATAAGAACCTGACCACCTTCATGGTTGAGGAAGGCACAAATGATTTTGCCTATGGAATCTTTTTGAACAACTAATTTAAACTCTAGTTGATCGCCTTCTTCTTGTTTAAGAAGACTTTTTATGAGTTGTTCGCTATTCATATCCTTGATTCATTTGATTTACAATTCCCTGAATCCGGTCCACGTTAGAAAACTGGGTTTCAAGACATCTTAGTATATCGCCAATCCGATAAAATTCGTCAACCCAATGGCCAACCCTGTCAGCCAATGGCAAATTATTCATTATTGCTTCATTGTATAAATTAATCACCCGTATATCATCCAATATATTAGTACTTCGGTAATTAAAACTTGAATTGATATTTCCATTGCTATCGAACATGTATTGTTTGAGCAACTGCCGCGCAACTGTAATATCTCTGTGCGCGATAAACCATCTTGGTTTCCTTAATTCTATGGAACTTCTAATTTCTTGATGTGTAATTGAAATATCACCTTCTATAACAGCTCCATATCTAGACCGAATTATTCCAAAAAATACATCACAATTTCGAACAGCTTCAAGACAGTTCTGAGGATTTGACATGCCAGGATTAAGCGGAATTGTACGAATGTGAGAATTCCAGACTTCATATCCATATCCCGTCAAAGTTCCACAAATTTGTTCAATTTGGTCTTGAAAGCCATAAACTGTAGAAGCTACCATTATTTTAAGTTTTTCATTCGGCATTGCTTAAATTTTTGGTTTTTACTTTTTCTCCAACATGAATCCTCTCCAACAACTTCTCAGCTGGCTCCCAATCAGCATCTTGCTTGCAAGCTTCCAATTCTTTTTCGGTTAATAATTCGCCTGAAAAAGCTCTTTTTAATATGCTTTGCCTTAATGCTTCTGATTTTTCTAAACTTTCATTGATGCTTTCAGCTAATTTATTGGAAACCGAAAGCCTAGATTCAATTTCAGATACAATTTGCCTTTGTTCTCTAACCGAAGGAAAAACAACTGGAGATTGCCTGATTGTGCCCATTGACAAAGAAGGTTGAGCAACGGCTTTGGCTGTTGCCATCATCAAATTTTTACCAAAATTTGAACGAAAAAATAGTTCTAGAAAACGTGGCTCTACATTTAAATAAGGTCGGGCCATACCAATATTTGGACCCAGAAAGTAATTTTGATCTTTGGGAACTAAGGCAACATTTCCAGTTCCGGCACCTACAAAAACAATTATCAATTCCCCTCCTAGCAATTTTGATCTTTTAAGAAAACTTACATCTTCTGACTTAACCTTAGAATAATTAGTTCTTTTAAATCCATTTAACCCAGCATTTTCAGCCTTAATGACTGGTAAATCACCATTTTCTGAGTAAGAAACGTATTTAGTGTATTCAAACCCAGCTAACTTAGTAATAAATGCAATGACTCCTAACTGAGTCCAAATCCAGCTTTTAGGGATATTCCATTTTTTATTTTCATGATCTGAATTTGGAGGTTCAGGGACATCAAGTTTTTTTGGCTTACTTGGTTTTTTATACTGTTTCCTCTTACTATTCCACTCGACTAGATCTTGTTGCCATTCTTTGATTTGATTTTCATACAACTTATTCCTACCAAATGTAATTTGATTTGATAAATCTTCTGCTGATGGTAGTTCAGTCTGCTTTTTACGCCATTCTTTTGTTAATTCCCCTTCAAAAGCCTTTTTGAGAACAGCTTGCCTGTAAACTTCTAGTTTTTCTTTAGCAGATTTCAGATTGGCTATTCCATTATCTAATTCACTAAAGAGTTGCTCTATTTTGGATACTAAGGATTTTTGTTCAGGTAAGGGAGCAAAAGGTATCTTTTGCGATTTAAGTATGTTTCCAGATATTGCTTTAAAT
Protein-coding sequences here:
- a CDS encoding DUF4062 domain-containing protein, translated to MPNEKLKIMVASTVYGFQDQIEQICGTLTGYGYEVWNSHIRTIPLNPGMSNPQNCLEAVRNCDVFFGIIRSRYGAVIEGDISITHQEIRSSIELRKPRWFIAHRDITVARQLLKQYMFDSNGNINSSFNYRSTNILDDIRVINLYNEAIMNNLPLADRVGHWVDEFYRIGDILRCLETQFSNVDRIQGIVNQMNQGYE
- a CDS encoding restriction endonuclease subunit S, whose translation is MREDWIEIELGKICNINMGQSPPSSTYNDKGEGMPFFQGKAEFTELYPVVKKWCTAPKKTAKVNDILISVRAPVGATNKTNIDCAIGRGLAAITYPFGNNYLWFYLKFIERALDDQGTGTTFKAISGNILKSQKIPFAPLPEQKSLVSKIEQLFSELDNGIANLKSAKEKLEVYRQAVLKKAFEGELTKEWRKKQTELPSAEDLSNQITFGRNKLYENQIKEWQQDLVEWNSKRKQYKKPSKPKKLDVPEPPNSDHENKKWNIPKSWIWTQLGVIAFITKLAGFEYTKYVSYSENGDLPVIKAENAGLNGFKRTNYSKVKSEDVSFLKRSKLLGGELIIVFVGAGTGNVALVPKDQNYFLGPNIGMARPYLNVEPRFLELFFRSNFGKNLMMATAKAVAQPSLSMGTIRQSPVVFPSVREQRQIVSEIESRLSVSNKLAESINESLEKSEALRQSILKRAFSGELLTEKELEACKQDADWEPAEKLLERIHVGEKVKTKNLSNAE
- a CDS encoding RNA-binding domain-containing protein, coding for MNSEQLIKSLLKQEEGDQLEFKLVVQKDSIGKIICAFLNHEGGQVLIGVSDDKKIVGISDAEKWEKELTDYLNSAIIPEAPVMVSLEQVGNKQVILVKVWAGSKQPYIFDGNIYFRRRQSTVKATSQEISNLIHNRQKNEFHWERQPALGVELEDLDLQEIQKTVDRSINESKLDENNRNPIDFLTHFGLFQNGHFTNAAVVLFAKNPALFIPQARVRVAFLEKGKTAGEFVDDKLLDGNLFKNILSAQDFFEKHLHTTRKFSEKEWERQDDYVVPMSALREGVMNALVHRDYSLPSASMSVIIYSDKIEVFNSGKSPLKAAELKKSHLSLPVNPDIAHMAFLRGYIEKIGRGTIKIMDACKTAGLKPPKWTTTETSVKLSFPLNIKLGGATDGGLVGAGDDNINIRIDGAIDGAIDGATTRTIRQLTILLAAIIKDEGKRIPDYKNITDLGSVRTLERYIEQLKDIGFIEFKGSAAQTGGYFITDKLKKIIK